One window from the genome of Aeromonas sp. FDAARGOS 1405 encodes:
- the ruvB gene encoding Holliday junction branch migration DNA helicase RuvB translates to MIEADRLISASAAREDDIIDRAIRPKKLADYTGQDTVCEQMEIFIEAARQRGEALDHLLIFGPPGLGKTTLANIVANEMGVNIKTTSGPVLEKAGDLAALLTNLEPNDVLFIDEIHRLSPVVEEVLYPAMEDYQLDIMIGEGPAARSIKLDLPPFTLIGATTRAGSLTSPLRDRFGIVQRLEFYNVKDLTDIVSRSARCLGLDMTEDGAIEVARRSRGTPRIANRLLRRVRDFAQVKSDGRIDGPIAARAMDMLDVDNEGFDFMDRKLLLAVIDKFMGGPVGLDNLAAAIGEEKDTIEDVLEPYLIQQGYLQRTPRGRIATTRAYAHFGLQRPDEK, encoded by the coding sequence ATGATTGAAGCAGACCGCCTCATCTCGGCCAGTGCCGCCCGTGAGGATGACATTATTGATCGGGCCATCCGCCCCAAGAAGCTGGCTGACTACACCGGTCAGGATACCGTCTGCGAACAGATGGAGATCTTTATCGAAGCGGCGCGTCAGCGGGGTGAAGCGCTTGATCACCTGCTGATCTTCGGCCCGCCCGGTCTGGGCAAGACCACCCTCGCCAACATCGTCGCCAACGAGATGGGGGTCAATATCAAGACCACTTCCGGCCCGGTGCTGGAGAAAGCGGGTGATCTGGCTGCATTGCTCACCAACCTTGAACCGAACGATGTATTGTTCATCGACGAGATCCACCGTCTCAGCCCGGTGGTGGAGGAGGTGCTCTATCCGGCAATGGAGGATTACCAGCTCGACATCATGATCGGAGAGGGGCCAGCGGCTCGCTCCATCAAGCTGGATTTGCCCCCCTTCACCCTGATCGGCGCAACCACCCGGGCTGGTTCACTCACCAGCCCGCTGCGAGATCGTTTTGGTATCGTCCAGCGTCTTGAGTTCTACAACGTCAAGGACTTGACCGATATCGTCTCCCGCAGCGCCCGTTGTCTGGGACTCGATATGACAGAGGATGGAGCCATCGAGGTCGCTCGTCGCTCCCGTGGTACTCCGCGGATTGCTAACCGCTTGTTAAGACGGGTGCGCGATTTTGCCCAGGTGAAATCCGATGGCCGCATCGATGGTCCCATCGCGGCTCGCGCCATGGATATGCTGGATGTCGATAACGAGGGGTTTGATTTTATGGACCGCAAGTTATTGTTGGCTGTGATAGACAAGTTTATGGGGGGGCCGGTGGGTCTCGATAATCTGGCCGCCGCGATCGGGGAAGAGAAAGATACTATCGAAGATGTGCTGGAGCCTTATCTGATCCAGCAAGGGTATCTGCAACGTACACCCAGAGGACGGATTGCGACCACACGAGCCTACGCTCATTTCGGTCTTCAGCGACCAGATGAGAAGTAA
- the cydB gene encoding cytochrome d ubiquinol oxidase subunit II has translation MFDYETLRVIWWALVGVLLIGFAITDGFDMGVGALLPFVGKKDVERRVMLNTMGPHWEGNQVWLVTAGGALFAAWPMVYAATFSGFYIAMILTLMALFLRPVGFKYRSLRADAKWRSNWDWALFAGSAVPPIVFGVAFGNLLQGVPFEFNQFMMLTYHGNFFGLLNPFGILAGLVSLFMLLTQGATWLMMKTDGEVLARSRTAAMICSLLTLVLFAAAGWWVSGMEGYVIVKAAATDAVSNPMNKEVVLQAGAWMNNYTLYPWMVAAPVLGLAMSLLTALFARMNIGWLAFTSSSLAIAGVILTAGFSMFPFVMPSSLEPSLSLTMWDATASFNTLQVMTVAAAIFVPIVLGYTIWTYIKMFGRVTNKHIEDNQQSLY, from the coding sequence ATGTTTGATTACGAAACTCTGCGTGTCATCTGGTGGGCTCTGGTCGGCGTACTGCTGATCGGTTTTGCCATCACTGACGGCTTCGACATGGGGGTAGGCGCACTGCTCCCGTTCGTTGGCAAGAAAGATGTCGAGCGCCGCGTGATGCTCAACACCATGGGACCGCACTGGGAAGGTAACCAGGTTTGGCTGGTCACTGCCGGTGGTGCCTTGTTCGCCGCCTGGCCGATGGTGTATGCCGCGACCTTCTCCGGCTTCTACATCGCCATGATCCTGACCTTGATGGCGCTGTTCCTGCGTCCGGTCGGTTTCAAGTACCGCTCGCTGCGTGCTGATGCAAAATGGCGCAGCAACTGGGATTGGGCCCTGTTCGCCGGTAGCGCCGTACCGCCCATCGTTTTCGGCGTGGCCTTTGGCAACCTGTTGCAAGGCGTTCCGTTCGAGTTTAACCAGTTCATGATGTTGACCTATCACGGCAACTTCTTTGGCCTGCTTAACCCGTTCGGCATTCTGGCTGGTCTGGTGAGCCTGTTCATGCTGCTCACCCAGGGCGCAACCTGGTTGATGATGAAGACCGATGGGGAAGTGCTGGCACGTTCCCGTACTGCCGCCATGATCTGCTCACTGCTGACCCTGGTGCTGTTTGCTGCCGCGGGTTGGTGGGTAAGCGGTATGGAAGGGTATGTCATCGTCAAGGCTGCCGCGACTGACGCGGTATCCAACCCGATGAACAAGGAAGTTGTGCTGCAGGCTGGTGCCTGGATGAACAACTACACCCTCTATCCGTGGATGGTGGCTGCTCCTGTACTGGGTCTGGCCATGAGCCTGCTGACTGCGCTGTTTGCCCGCATGAACATCGGCTGGCTGGCGTTTACCAGCTCCTCGCTGGCGATTGCCGGGGTCATCCTCACTGCCGGTTTCTCCATGTTCCCGTTCGTGATGCCCTCAAGCCTTGAGCCGTCACTGAGCCTGACCATGTGGGATGCTACCGCCTCTTTCAACACCTTGCAGGTGATGACAGTGGCTGCAGCGATCTTCGTACCGATTGTGCTGGGTTACACCATCTGGACTTACATCAAGATGTTTGGCCGGGTAACCAACAAGCACATCGAAGATAACCAACAATCTCTCTATTAA
- the ruvA gene encoding Holliday junction branch migration protein RuvA, giving the protein MIGRLRGIVIEKQPPEVLLEVGGVGYEVQMPMSCFYDLPEIGREATIHTHFVVREDAQLLYGFNHKQERALFRELIKTNGVGPKLALAILSGMTATQFVLSVEREEISSLVKLPGVGKKTAERLVVEMKDRLKGWVSHDLFSPAMVTLPASEPELRAPGVTEEAASALVALGYKPQQASQIVSKIAKEGMSVEDIIRESLRSLV; this is encoded by the coding sequence GTGATTGGTCGCTTGAGAGGCATTGTCATTGAGAAGCAGCCCCCCGAGGTCCTGCTGGAAGTGGGTGGGGTTGGCTATGAGGTGCAGATGCCGATGAGCTGCTTCTATGATTTGCCGGAGATCGGCAGGGAAGCGACCATCCATACTCACTTTGTGGTGCGGGAAGATGCCCAACTGCTCTATGGTTTCAACCACAAACAGGAGCGGGCGCTGTTTCGCGAGCTGATCAAGACCAATGGGGTTGGCCCCAAACTGGCACTGGCTATTCTCTCCGGTATGACCGCTACCCAGTTTGTGCTGAGTGTCGAACGTGAAGAGATAAGCTCCCTGGTCAAACTGCCGGGGGTCGGCAAAAAGACCGCCGAGCGGCTGGTAGTCGAGATGAAGGATCGTCTAAAGGGCTGGGTCAGCCATGATCTCTTCTCCCCCGCCATGGTCACATTGCCAGCCAGTGAGCCTGAATTGCGGGCGCCGGGTGTGACCGAAGAGGCAGCCAGTGCGCTGGTTGCCCTTGGTTACAAGCCGCAACAGGCGAGCCAGATTGTCAGCAAGATCGCCAAAGAGGGGATGTCGGTGGAAGATATCATCCGTGAATCTCTTCGTAGCCTTGTGTGA
- the cydX gene encoding cytochrome bd-I oxidase subunit CydX, which yields MWYFTWILGLLLACAFGIINALWLEHTENMDRQIDENK from the coding sequence ATGTGGTATTTCACCTGGATCCTGGGGCTGTTGCTGGCCTGTGCATTTGGCATCATCAATGCGCTGTGGCTGGAACACACCGAGAACATGGATCGTCAGATCGATGAAAACAAGTGA
- the ybgC gene encoding tol-pal system-associated acyl-CoA thioesterase: MGEVFEFPVRVYYEDTDAGGIVYNANYLKFMERARTEFLRAKGVEQDVWLQEGYAFVVSRTEIDFRSAARFNELLNVLTQVIEVKRASLRFSQQILAADGRLVTQALVQIACVSHPQMKPVAIPEKIKGVLLSAR, from the coding sequence ATGGGGGAAGTCTTTGAGTTTCCGGTGCGTGTCTACTACGAAGACACCGACGCCGGGGGCATCGTCTACAACGCCAATTATCTCAAGTTTATGGAACGTGCTCGCACCGAGTTTCTTCGTGCCAAAGGGGTCGAACAGGACGTCTGGCTGCAGGAGGGATATGCCTTCGTGGTGAGCCGAACTGAGATCGATTTCCGCTCGGCGGCCCGTTTTAATGAACTATTGAATGTATTAACGCAAGTGATTGAAGTGAAACGCGCATCCCTGCGTTTTTCGCAGCAGATCCTGGCGGCTGATGGACGACTCGTCACCCAGGCTTTGGTACAGATAGCCTGTGTAAGTCATCCGCAAATGAAACCTGTAGCTATACCTGAAAAAATCAAGGGAGTGCTGTTAAGTGCACGCTGA
- a CDS encoding cytochrome ubiquinol oxidase subunit I, translating to MIAEHVVDLSRFQFAATALYHFLFVPLTLGMAFLLAIMESVYVMTNNTIYRDMTKFWGKLFGINFALGVTTGLAMEFQFGTNWAYYSHYVGDIFGAPLAIEGLMAFFLESTFVGMFFFGWDRLSKHQHLAATWLMALGTNLSALWILVANGWMQNPVGAEFNFESMRMEMMSFADVVLNPVAQVKFVHTVAAGYTCGAMFVLGISSYYLLKNRDVAFARRSFAIAAAFGMASIVSVLILGDESGYETGEVQKVKLAAIEAEWETEPAPAAFTLFGIPNQEEMRTDYAIKIPYALGIIATRSLDGQVTGLKDLKSEHELRVRNGMTAYDLLTKLQSGDKSDETRARFDEVKQDLGYGLLLKRYTSNVTDATDEQIKAAVDDSIPQVLPLFFAFRIMVAVGMLMLVLIGMAFYDSARHQIGKRKWLLKGLLWGIPLPWIAIEAGWFVAEYGRQPWTIAEVLPTSLSASNLPAAEIWFSLIGICLFYTVLLVIEMYLMFKYARLGPSSLKTGKYHFEQIKA from the coding sequence ATGATTGCTGAGCATGTGGTAGACCTATCGCGGTTCCAGTTCGCTGCGACGGCCCTTTATCACTTTTTGTTTGTACCCCTGACGCTGGGAATGGCTTTTCTCCTGGCGATCATGGAATCCGTCTATGTGATGACCAACAACACCATCTACCGGGATATGACCAAATTCTGGGGTAAGTTGTTTGGTATCAACTTTGCCCTGGGGGTTACCACAGGCTTGGCCATGGAGTTCCAGTTCGGGACGAACTGGGCGTATTACTCCCATTATGTCGGCGATATCTTCGGGGCCCCGCTGGCCATTGAAGGGCTGATGGCCTTCTTCCTGGAGTCCACCTTCGTCGGTATGTTCTTCTTTGGTTGGGATCGTCTGAGCAAGCATCAGCATCTGGCTGCCACCTGGTTGATGGCACTGGGTACCAACCTCTCCGCCCTCTGGATCCTGGTTGCCAACGGCTGGATGCAAAACCCGGTCGGTGCCGAGTTCAACTTTGAATCCATGCGGATGGAGATGATGAGCTTCGCTGACGTGGTGCTCAACCCGGTTGCTCAGGTCAAGTTCGTCCACACTGTGGCGGCTGGCTATACCTGTGGCGCCATGTTTGTGCTGGGTATCTCCTCCTACTACCTGCTGAAGAATCGTGATGTGGCGTTTGCCCGTCGCTCCTTCGCCATTGCCGCCGCGTTCGGTATGGCTTCCATCGTGTCCGTGCTGATCCTCGGTGACGAATCCGGTTACGAGACCGGTGAAGTGCAGAAGGTTAAACTGGCCGCTATCGAAGCCGAATGGGAAACTGAACCTGCTCCGGCCGCCTTTACCCTGTTCGGTATTCCGAATCAGGAAGAGATGCGCACCGACTACGCCATCAAGATCCCTTATGCGCTTGGTATTATCGCGACCCGTTCTCTGGACGGTCAGGTCACCGGTCTGAAGGATCTGAAGAGCGAGCACGAACTGCGCGTTCGTAACGGTATGACCGCTTACGATCTGCTGACCAAGCTGCAATCCGGTGACAAGTCTGACGAGACCCGCGCTCGCTTCGACGAAGTGAAGCAGGATCTGGGCTACGGTCTGCTGCTCAAGCGCTACACCAGCAACGTGACCGATGCTACCGACGAGCAGATCAAGGCCGCCGTGGATGACTCCATCCCGCAGGTACTGCCGCTGTTCTTCGCCTTCCGCATCATGGTTGCCGTCGGCATGCTGATGCTGGTGCTGATTGGTATGGCCTTCTATGACAGTGCCCGTCACCAGATCGGCAAGCGCAAGTGGCTGCTCAAGGGTCTGCTGTGGGGTATCCCGCTGCCGTGGATCGCTATCGAAGCTGGCTGGTTTGTTGCTGAATATGGTCGCCAACCGTGGACCATTGCAGAGGTGTTGCCGACTTCCCTCTCTGCATCCAACCTGCCTGCAGCCGAGATCTGGTTCTCTCTGATCGGTATCTGCCTGTTCTATACCGTACTTCTGGTTATCGAGATGTACCTGATGTTCAAGTATGCCCGTCTTGGCCCCAGCAGCCTGAAGACTGGCAAGTATCACTTTGAACAGATCAAGGCATAA
- a CDS encoding methyl-accepting chemotaxis protein: MKIVTTANLGLAILLGCTLGMGAVGWYGSQRLADLLAYVLGSAWQTADGAMEGSIELGNQQLQIQKMQNGTPLNRAELDAAKAATDEALARVSQGQLIDGAALSSMEQQKQAYQQQQEKLLTLYHAYTEADQALHHNADLMARLSTQLEEIGDGAVETLTQSPDQTISWNSGLSTRWEAADGGMESNIGFLRQLYALEKMRRQGVTAAIKAELKEATDFYHGAIDSMLGTGLFDIEGSGEFAGKTLSAEYRALLTRHQQLMGQWIEALGNYQAQQALYEASADQLKQQLVAIEASGDATVEDQVVQLNGIISQTRSLLLGGLLLSLLMVTLCGFWLTRKLVTPLLQVDKRMQDIAAGEGDLNARINLQRDDEIGSLANSVDRFIEKLQKMISSTMDNNRHFSEHVHTSVNRVEAISQSSRQTAEHALALHHDSEQMVQVATTISDNCSMAAHNANEVRQLTTESSQYVASASAGMQRVVQEVGECAVAINALKEQAGQIGQIISTISGISEQTNLLALNAAIEAARAGEMGRGFAVVADEVRTLANRTAASSAEISQVISSIQQQTESAYLMMQRNLKTVESGMQDSENTKQILFKVEGAIDQLADMVQQVAVATGQLSHTLSHSSDKVSGISLQARTGEQEAQECLLLASSLHQASLQQQRLLSQFRV; the protein is encoded by the coding sequence ATGAAAATTGTTACCACCGCCAATCTGGGTCTTGCCATCTTGCTCGGCTGCACGCTGGGGATGGGAGCCGTGGGCTGGTATGGCAGCCAGCGGCTTGCCGATCTGCTCGCCTATGTGTTGGGAAGCGCCTGGCAGACCGCTGACGGGGCCATGGAGGGCTCCATCGAACTGGGCAATCAACAGTTACAGATTCAGAAGATGCAAAACGGCACCCCGCTCAATCGTGCCGAGCTTGATGCCGCCAAAGCGGCAACCGATGAGGCACTGGCTCGGGTCAGTCAGGGGCAGCTCATTGATGGCGCAGCCCTTTCGTCCATGGAGCAACAGAAGCAGGCCTATCAACAGCAACAAGAGAAGCTGTTGACGCTCTATCACGCCTACACAGAGGCGGATCAGGCCCTGCATCATAACGCCGACCTGATGGCCCGTCTCTCGACGCAGCTGGAGGAGATCGGCGATGGGGCGGTAGAGACGCTGACCCAATCCCCCGACCAGACCATCAGCTGGAACAGTGGCCTCTCTACCCGCTGGGAAGCGGCCGACGGGGGGATGGAGTCCAACATCGGCTTTTTGCGCCAGCTCTATGCGCTGGAGAAGATGCGCAGACAGGGGGTCACGGCGGCGATCAAGGCCGAGCTGAAAGAGGCGACCGATTTCTACCACGGAGCGATCGACAGCATGCTCGGCACCGGACTGTTCGATATCGAGGGCTCCGGGGAATTTGCTGGCAAGACACTGTCCGCAGAGTATCGCGCCCTGCTGACCCGACATCAGCAATTGATGGGGCAGTGGATCGAGGCGCTCGGCAACTATCAGGCCCAGCAGGCTCTCTATGAGGCCAGTGCCGACCAGCTGAAACAACAACTGGTTGCCATCGAGGCGAGCGGTGATGCCACCGTCGAGGATCAGGTCGTCCAACTCAACGGCATCATCAGCCAGACTCGCTCCCTGCTGCTGGGCGGCCTGTTGCTGAGCCTGCTCATGGTCACCCTCTGCGGCTTCTGGCTGACCCGCAAGCTGGTCACCCCGCTGCTGCAGGTGGATAAACGGATGCAGGATATCGCCGCCGGCGAGGGAGATCTCAACGCCCGCATCAACCTGCAACGGGATGACGAGATAGGCTCGCTTGCCAACAGCGTGGATCGCTTCATCGAGAAATTGCAGAAGATGATCAGCTCCACCATGGACAATAATCGGCACTTCAGCGAGCACGTCCACACCTCGGTCAACCGGGTGGAGGCGATCAGCCAGAGCAGCCGCCAGACTGCCGAACATGCGCTGGCCCTGCACCACGACAGCGAACAGATGGTACAGGTAGCGACCACCATATCGGACAACTGCAGCATGGCGGCCCACAATGCCAATGAGGTGCGCCAGCTGACCACCGAGAGCAGCCAGTATGTCGCCTCCGCCAGCGCGGGCATGCAGCGGGTGGTGCAGGAGGTGGGCGAGTGCGCCGTCGCCATCAACGCCCTCAAGGAGCAGGCAGGCCAGATTGGCCAGATCATCTCCACCATCAGCGGCATCTCGGAGCAGACCAACCTGCTGGCCCTCAATGCGGCTATCGAAGCAGCCCGCGCGGGGGAGATGGGACGTGGCTTTGCGGTGGTCGCTGACGAGGTGCGCACCCTGGCCAACCGCACCGCGGCCTCAAGCGCCGAAATTAGCCAGGTGATCAGCAGCATCCAGCAGCAGACCGAGAGCGCCTATCTGATGATGCAGCGCAACCTCAAGACGGTGGAGTCTGGCATGCAAGACTCCGAGAACACCAAGCAGATCCTGTTCAAGGTGGAAGGGGCCATCGACCAGCTGGCCGATATGGTGCAGCAGGTGGCCGTGGCCACCGGGCAACTGTCACACACCCTCAGCCACTCCTCCGACAAGGTCTCGGGGATCAGCCTGCAGGCCAGAACCGGCGAACAGGAGGCGCAGGAGTGCCTGTTGCTGGCCTCCTCTCTCCATCAGGCCAGCCTGCAGCAACAGCGCCTGCTCTCCCAGTTCCGGGTATAG
- the tolQ gene encoding protein TolQ, giving the protein MHAEISFIGLFWQASLLVKLVMITLMSMSIVSWALIIQRSKAIKAANLASEQFEDRFWSGVDLNRLYQESSSRRDDIEGMEDIFYSGFKEYARLLKAGARGQDAVMDGTYRAMRVSLSRAVDDLESNLPVLATIGSISPYIGLFGTVWGIMNAFIALGQVQQATLQMVAPGIAEALIATAMGLFAAIPAVIFYNRFSNKVERLENAYANFMDEFTTILNRQIAQQQGDQ; this is encoded by the coding sequence GTGCACGCTGAAATTTCGTTTATTGGCCTGTTTTGGCAAGCCAGCCTGTTGGTAAAACTGGTCATGATCACCCTGATGAGCATGTCTATTGTCTCCTGGGCGCTGATTATCCAGCGTTCCAAGGCGATCAAGGCGGCCAATCTCGCATCGGAACAGTTTGAAGATCGCTTCTGGTCAGGGGTCGATCTCAATCGCCTCTATCAGGAGTCCTCTTCCCGCCGCGATGATATCGAAGGCATGGAAGATATCTTCTACTCCGGCTTCAAGGAGTATGCCCGCCTGCTCAAGGCCGGGGCCCGTGGTCAGGATGCGGTGATGGATGGTACCTACCGCGCCATGCGCGTCTCCCTCTCCCGTGCGGTGGATGATCTGGAATCCAACCTGCCGGTGCTGGCGACCATCGGCTCCATCAGCCCCTACATCGGTCTGTTCGGTACCGTATGGGGGATCATGAACGCCTTTATCGCCCTGGGTCAGGTGCAGCAGGCCACCCTGCAGATGGTGGCACCGGGTATCGCGGAAGCGCTGATTGCGACCGCCATGGGTCTGTTTGCCGCTATCCCGGCGGTAATCTTCTACAACCGCTTCTCCAACAAGGTCGAGCGGCTGGAGAACGCCTACGCCAACTTCATGGACGAGTTCACCACCATTCTGAACCGTCAAATTGCTCAGCAGCAGGGTGATCAGTAA
- a CDS encoding cyd operon YbgE family protein: protein MKTSDRLARLAAPLERQPWQGLMLLAAALLAVAILQAPNLIAANTSEHGLWLAPWLMWAVCCGVLNGLGFHLKSLPGRVLFNPWLAWPSLLYGLWLTHSYFLS from the coding sequence ATGAAAACAAGTGATCGACTCGCCAGGCTGGCCGCTCCACTGGAGCGGCAGCCGTGGCAGGGGTTGATGTTACTCGCGGCGGCCTTGTTGGCCGTCGCTATTTTACAGGCCCCCAATCTGATCGCGGCCAACACCAGCGAGCATGGTCTCTGGCTTGCTCCCTGGCTGATGTGGGCCGTCTGTTGTGGCGTACTTAACGGGCTTGGCTTTCATCTGAAAAGCCTGCCCGGACGTGTGCTGTTCAACCCCTGGCTCGCCTGGCCCAGTTTGTTGTATGGCCTCTGGCTGACACATTCATATTTCCTTTCATAA
- the lysE gene encoding L-lysine exporter translates to MLTTTLQGFTIGLAMIIPIGAQNAFVLSRGIHRNHHLLSATLCSFCDLILIAIGVFGGANLLAASPIGMILLTWGGVLFLGWFGVRSLRSAWYGQEGGLADASQRMKARSVLAMTLGVTLLNPHVYLDTLMLLGSLGSQVSEHLRPAFAAGAMLASLVWFYSLALGAAALAPWLARGGVQRGIDLLVGIIMLSLAGKLAFGG, encoded by the coding sequence CTGCTGACCACGACCCTGCAAGGTTTCACCATAGGTCTTGCCATGATCATCCCTATCGGCGCCCAGAATGCCTTTGTGCTGAGCAGGGGTATCCATCGCAACCATCATTTGCTGAGCGCCACACTCTGCAGCTTTTGCGACCTAATTCTGATCGCCATAGGGGTATTTGGCGGAGCCAATCTGCTGGCCGCCAGCCCGATCGGCATGATATTGCTCACCTGGGGGGGCGTACTGTTTCTCGGCTGGTTTGGTGTGCGCTCCCTGCGCAGCGCGTGGTATGGGCAGGAGGGAGGACTGGCCGACGCTTCGCAACGGATGAAAGCCAGAAGTGTACTGGCCATGACGCTAGGGGTCACCTTGCTCAATCCCCATGTCTATCTCGATACCCTGATGCTGCTCGGCTCGCTGGGCAGTCAGGTGAGCGAGCACCTGCGTCCGGCCTTTGCGGCCGGTGCCATGCTCGCCTCGCTGGTGTGGTTCTACTCACTTGCGCTGGGAGCTGCAGCATTGGCGCCCTGGCTGGCGAGAGGGGGGGTACAGCGGGGGATCGATCTGCTGGTCGGCATCATCATGCTGAGTCTGGCGGGCAAGCTGGCGTTTGGAGGCTAG
- the tolA gene encoding cell envelope integrity protein TolA has translation MDVKRGISGYLIASFLLHLIIGIILFVGLDFSKPKRPESKGQIVNAVMLDENFLNEQAKQIQQQKAQPKPQKVEKEKDKEDTDLAKRELAQQQERLRIAEAKRKEAEEATRKAEAEKQKKVAEQKRAEEKAQKAEEARKLEEQKAKKAEAERKAAEEAKALALKKKKELEKKQAEEKAKAEEAKAKKAEADKKAKAEAEKKAKAEAEKKAKAEAEKKAKEEAAKKAKADAEKKAKAEAEKQAKIAAERKRKAAEEARLQKEMEAMMQQQLAAEANARSQAASAAAQGEVDKYAALIKATVERYMILDPTMRGKTCTIGVRLASSGFVISVDNGQGDPAVCRSGKAAVLKANQLPVPKDPAAFEMLKEFNLKLEPSI, from the coding sequence ATGGATGTGAAGCGTGGTATTTCCGGTTATCTCATCGCGTCGTTTCTGCTGCACCTGATCATCGGCATCATCCTGTTTGTCGGGCTCGATTTCAGCAAACCGAAACGACCCGAATCGAAGGGGCAGATCGTCAATGCCGTCATGCTTGATGAGAACTTCCTCAACGAGCAGGCCAAGCAGATCCAGCAGCAGAAAGCTCAGCCCAAGCCGCAGAAGGTAGAGAAAGAGAAGGATAAGGAAGATACGGATCTTGCCAAACGCGAACTAGCCCAGCAGCAGGAACGGCTGCGTATTGCCGAGGCCAAGCGGAAAGAAGCAGAAGAGGCGACCCGCAAGGCCGAGGCTGAGAAGCAGAAAAAAGTTGCCGAGCAGAAGCGGGCGGAAGAGAAGGCGCAGAAAGCCGAGGAGGCCCGCAAGCTGGAAGAGCAGAAGGCCAAGAAGGCGGAAGCCGAGCGCAAGGCTGCTGAAGAGGCCAAGGCACTGGCGCTGAAGAAAAAGAAAGAGCTCGAGAAAAAACAGGCGGAAGAGAAGGCTAAAGCCGAGGAGGCCAAAGCCAAGAAAGCGGAAGCTGACAAGAAGGCCAAGGCTGAGGCAGAGAAGAAAGCCAAGGCAGAGGCTGAGAAAAAAGCCAAAGCCGAGGCTGAGAAGAAGGCCAAGGAAGAGGCAGCCAAAAAGGCAAAAGCTGACGCAGAGAAGAAAGCCAAGGCTGAAGCCGAGAAGCAGGCCAAGATCGCGGCAGAACGCAAACGCAAAGCGGCCGAGGAGGCCAGACTGCAAAAAGAGATGGAAGCCATGATGCAGCAGCAGCTGGCGGCTGAAGCCAATGCCCGCAGCCAGGCTGCCTCTGCAGCGGCACAAGGTGAGGTCGACAAGTATGCGGCGCTCATCAAGGCCACTGTTGAGCGGTATATGATTTTGGATCCCACCATGCGGGGCAAAACATGTACTATCGGCGTACGTCTTGCGAGCAGTGGCTTTGTCATATCGGTAGATAACGGCCAGGGTGACCCGGCGGTCTGTCGTTCGGGTAAGGCGGCTGTCTTGAAAGCCAATCAACTGCCAGTGCCCAAGGATCCTGCGGCATTCGAGATGTTGAAGGAATTTAACCTGAAGTTAGAACCGAGTATCTAA
- the tolR gene encoding protein TolR, with protein MQTYQRIRRKKVAEINVVPYIDVMLVLLIIFMAVTPVITQGVKVDLPQAESEQLPEDAKPPFIVSVNTEGEYVIKAGEADDEPVPSGTPEAMQQYITEKAMGYLAINQNAPVVVAGDKAVRYEEVILLMVALKNAGVPQVGLMTDPVN; from the coding sequence ATGCAAACCTATCAGCGGATCCGGCGCAAGAAGGTGGCCGAGATCAACGTGGTTCCCTATATCGACGTCATGCTGGTGCTGCTTATCATCTTTATGGCGGTCACGCCGGTGATCACGCAAGGGGTCAAGGTGGATCTGCCGCAGGCTGAGTCCGAGCAGTTGCCGGAAGATGCCAAGCCACCCTTCATCGTCAGCGTCAATACCGAAGGCGAGTATGTCATCAAGGCTGGCGAAGCCGATGACGAGCCGGTGCCAAGTGGCACGCCAGAGGCGATGCAGCAATACATCACCGAAAAAGCCATGGGCTATCTGGCGATCAACCAGAATGCCCCCGTGGTGGTCGCGGGTGACAAGGCCGTGCGCTACGAAGAGGTGATCCTGTTGATGGTGGCCCTCAAGAATGCGGGTGTGCCTCAGGTTGGCCTGATGACAGATCCGGTGAACTAA